In Chelonia mydas isolate rCheMyd1 chromosome 10, rCheMyd1.pri.v2, whole genome shotgun sequence, a single window of DNA contains:
- the ERI2 gene encoding ERI1 exoribonuclease 2 isoform X4, whose amino-acid sequence MARITLESSQVSGQLFDYLIIIDFESTCWKDGKYHYSQEIIEFPAVLLNTSTGEIESEFHMYVQPQEHPILSEFCTELTGIKQNQVDEGVPLNICLSQFSKWIQKIQKEKKIIFNSDVSSHSVSEAKSSTFVTWSDWDLGVCLQYECKRKQLRKPDILNSWIDLRATYKLFYTRKPKGLNGALQDLGIEFAGREHSGLDDSRNTARLAWRMICDGCVMKITKSLDKVHPKKNSVSRSLNVNPIEENPLGSNDGAETSDKERICNSNCLAETEHSKIDKMVIKSNVKGKDQQESSSTSSSANVHVGSKSSTKIDECGQTQSCLPPHIGRLPVPFGQLQASHCNLLTGIQNGLNNGHLISTSKYSSSVLGSGLVLVSTTISSVNISNVNVSTSSDCLSMLADWEDVALIPESQHEENTDSVKLKDDPNTETSSVLGEVMVLKEPAMMNSDFERLGQLEASKSIVYKSPNTTIYDVGIAQRQALNCSAFKLPSAKVNATLSSTVLTGSHSTPFPQTPKRKPSSPKTLPPSKKQSFTVHEDEAASSDQPISLRNSSSYKVPTVLLNSTVNLNQSLKAVKSDKLTPPLCNCGRRAKRLNVSSAGPNHGKVFYSCPAGKHERKKRGCGYFKWEHVLLKEKSTHTISTLSTTAAGLTSPKINSDFSGNSHRKYPGLRPSMRT is encoded by the exons ATGGCAAGAATCACACTAGAATCAAGTCAAGTAAGTG GGCAGCTGtttgactatttaattattattgACTTTGAGTCTACTTGTTGGAAAGATGGTAAATATCATTACAGCCAGGAAATAA ttgAATTTCCAGCAGTTTTGTTAAACACTTCAACTGGAGAGATTGAATCTGAATTCCACATGTACGTCCAGCCTCAGGAACATCCAATTCTTTCTGAATTTTGTACTGAACTAACTGGCATAAAGCAG AATCAAGTTGACGAAGGGGTTCCTCTAAACATTTGCTTATCACAATTTTCTAAGTGGATTCAAAAGAtacaaaaggagaagaaaattattttcaatTCAGATGTTTCAAGCCATTCTGTTTCTGAAGCAAAATCAAGTACCTTTGTTACTTGGTCAG ACTGGGATCTGGGAGTTTGTTTGCAGTATGAGTGCAAAAGGAAGCAGCTGCGAAAACCTGATATTTTAAACTCCTGGATTGATCTCAGAGCAACGTACAAG ctctTCTACACTAGAAAGCCAAAAGGGCTAAATGGTGCTTTACAGGATCTGGGGATAGAATTTGCTGGACGGGAACATTCTG GGTTGGATGATTCTCGGAATACTGCCCGTCTTGCTTGGAGAATGATCTGTGATGGATGTGTGATGAAAATTACTAAATCTTTGGATAAG GTACATCCGAAGAAGAATTCAGTGTCCAGATCTTTGAATGTGAACCCCATTGAAGAGAATCCATTGGGAAGTAATGATGGTGCTGAAACTTCAGATAAAGAGAGAATTTGCAATAGCAACTGTCTAGCTGAGACTGAACACAGTAAAATTGATAAAATGGTTATAAAGTCCAATGTAAAGGGAAAAGACCAGCAAGAGTCCAGTTCTACAAGTTCCTCTGCAAATGTCCATGTTGGGTCTAAAAGCAGTACAAAGATTGATGAATGTGGTCAAACCCAAAGCTGCTTACCTCCACATATTGGCAGACTTCCTGTTCCCTTTGGACAGCTACAGGCTTCTCATTGTAATTTACTGACGGGCATCCAGAATGGATTAAATAATGGACATCTTATTTCTACTTCCAAGTACAGCTCTTCAGTACTTGGTTCAGGGCTAGTGCTTGTCTCCACTACTATTTCTTCTGTTAATATCTCTAATGTAAATGTAAGTACTAGTTCTGACTGTTTATCTATGTTGGCTGATTGGGAAGATGTAGCTTTAATACCAGAATCACAGCATGAAGAAAATACAGACTCTGTGAAGCTTAAAGATGACCCAAATACAGAGACTTCATCAGTCCTTGGAGAAGTGATGGTTCTGAAAGAACCAGCTATGATGAATTCAGACTTTGAACGTTTGGGGCAATTGGAGGCTTCTAAGTCTATTGTGTACAAAAGTCCTAATACTACTATCTATGATGTAGGAATAGCCCAAAGGCAAGCTTTAAATTGTTCTGCTTTTAAGTTACCATCTGCGAAGGTAAATGCTACTTTATCAAGTACAGTGTTAACTGGAAGtcattccacccctttccctcaGACTCCTAAAAGGAAACCATCTAGTCCAAAAACTTTACCGCCATCAAAAAAACAGTCATTCACTGTACATGAAGATGAAGCTGCATCTTCTGATCAGCCCATATCTTTGAGAAATTCAAGTTCATACAAAGTTCCTACTGTTCTCTTAAACTCCACAGTCAACCTGAACCAATCTTTAAAAGCTGTGAAAAGTGACAAACTGACTCCACCCTTATGTAACTGTGGTCGAAGGGCTAAAAGACTAAATGTGTCCAGTGCTGGTCCAAATCATGGCAAAGTATTCTATAGCTGTCCTGCTGGAAAACatgaaaggaagaagagaggCTGTGGATATTTCAAGTGGGAGCATGTACTTCTAaaggaaaaatccacacacactaTTTCTACTCTTTCCACTACTGCAGCTGGTTTAACATCTCCTAAAATAAACTCAGATTTTTCAGGAAATTCTCACAGGAAATATCCGGGTCTCAGACCTTCTATGAGAACTTGA